One segment of Natronosalvus halobius DNA contains the following:
- the mtnP gene encoding S-methyl-5'-thioadenosine phosphorylase, whose amino-acid sequence MTIGVIGGSGIYEALPLENVSTESATTPYGEPSDGLTIGELAGQEVVFLPRHGEDHQHTPTEASYRANIYALKDAGVDRVISTNAVGSLREDLPPQSLVIPDQIFDRTKHRTPTFFGDGMVVHMGFADPYCPAMVDHLATAAEEAAETTVQEGGTYVCIEGPQYSTRAESEFYRDQGWDVVGMTTIPEAKLAREAEMSYATVTGITDYDVWKQDNEVTLEEVLENAAANQESINAVIEQAVRTMPEDFESEAWSALEGTINTPVESIPEETRERVELLAGEYLE is encoded by the coding sequence ATGACCATCGGCGTCATCGGCGGAAGCGGTATCTACGAAGCACTGCCACTCGAGAACGTCTCTACGGAGTCGGCAACGACGCCCTACGGCGAGCCGAGTGACGGCCTGACGATCGGCGAACTCGCCGGGCAGGAGGTCGTCTTCCTCCCGCGTCACGGCGAGGATCACCAGCACACCCCCACCGAAGCGAGTTACCGGGCGAACATCTACGCGCTCAAGGACGCGGGTGTCGACCGCGTCATCTCGACGAACGCTGTCGGCAGCCTGCGCGAGGACCTGCCGCCACAGTCGCTCGTGATCCCGGATCAGATCTTCGACCGAACGAAACACCGGACGCCGACGTTCTTCGGCGACGGGATGGTCGTCCACATGGGCTTCGCCGATCCGTACTGTCCGGCGATGGTCGATCACCTCGCGACCGCCGCCGAGGAAGCGGCCGAGACCACCGTCCAGGAGGGCGGCACCTACGTCTGCATCGAGGGGCCCCAGTACTCGACCAGAGCCGAGAGCGAGTTCTACCGTGACCAGGGCTGGGACGTCGTCGGCATGACCACCATCCCGGAGGCCAAACTCGCTCGCGAGGCCGAGATGAGTTACGCGACGGTGACGGGAATCACCGACTACGACGTCTGGAAGCAAGACAACGAGGTTACCCTCGAGGAGGTGCTCGAGAACGCGGCGGCCAACCAGGAGTCGATCAACGCGGTGATCGAGCAGGCGGTTCGGACGATGCCCGAGGACTTCGAGAGCGAGGCCTGGTCGGCGCTCGAGGGCACGATTAACACGCCCGTCGAATCCATTCCCGAAGAGACCCGCGAGCGCGTCGAGTTGCTGGCGGGTGAGTACCTCGAGTAA
- a CDS encoding segregation and condensation protein A, with protein MTDGEGENDIPLQIAGHEDRERPGSDRNSRAGDSVLAFDESEITGSDTRDDLETAGDGEEGGEAGNEGEGKAEDEDEVEPVELLVQLAKDGEIDPWDIDIVAVTDKFLEVLDDADLRTSGRALFYASVLLRMKSDELFAPDQPEEEELPPWEAPFADEAAMEDAAPGFDPIESLEAEMDRRLERKHARGKPETLDELVRELRDAERGTWWKSSRSYDTSGSPHGYGRGMQELSYHSGDDFRVDDEPTADDVTHTAHEEDIEAVIDDVEAELETHYEKGRDEVLYAEIDHVGGTRVMTYLALLFLAHRGRLVLDQDELFGDLWIAPVTPEAEAEEAIAD; from the coding sequence ATGACTGACGGCGAAGGCGAGAACGACATCCCGCTGCAGATCGCCGGTCACGAGGATCGCGAGCGGCCGGGGTCTGATAGGAACTCGAGAGCCGGGGACTCGGTCCTCGCGTTCGACGAAAGCGAGATCACTGGCTCGGATACCAGAGACGACCTCGAGACGGCGGGTGACGGGGAAGAAGGGGGCGAGGCCGGGAACGAAGGCGAAGGCAAAGCCGAAGACGAAGACGAGGTCGAACCCGTCGAACTCCTCGTCCAGCTCGCCAAAGACGGCGAGATCGACCCCTGGGACATCGACATCGTCGCCGTCACCGACAAGTTCCTCGAGGTGCTCGACGACGCCGACCTCCGCACCTCGGGTCGGGCACTGTTCTACGCGAGCGTCCTCCTCCGAATGAAGAGCGACGAACTGTTCGCCCCCGACCAGCCCGAAGAGGAGGAACTCCCGCCGTGGGAGGCCCCCTTCGCCGACGAGGCGGCGATGGAGGACGCAGCGCCCGGCTTCGACCCCATCGAAAGCCTCGAGGCCGAGATGGATCGTCGCCTCGAGCGCAAGCACGCCCGCGGGAAACCCGAGACGCTGGACGAACTGGTGCGAGAGCTCCGGGACGCCGAGCGCGGCACCTGGTGGAAGTCCTCCAGGAGCTACGACACGAGCGGGTCGCCGCACGGGTACGGTCGCGGGATGCAGGAACTGAGCTACCACTCGGGGGACGACTTTCGAGTTGATGACGAGCCGACGGCCGACGACGTGACCCACACGGCCCACGAGGAGGACATCGAGGCCGTCATCGACGACGTCGAGGCCGAACTCGAGACGCACTACGAGAAGGGGCGCGACGAAGTACTGTACGCCGAAATCGACCACGTGGGCGGCACCCGCGTGATGACCTACCTCGCGTTGCTGTTTCTGGCCCACCGCGGACGGCTGGTGCTCGACCAGGACGAACTCTTCGGCGACCTATGGATTGCACCCGTGACGCCGGAGGCCGAGGCCGAGGAAGCGATCGCGGATTGA
- a CDS encoding MATE family efflux transporter, whose protein sequence is MFRLAWPLMVIQLLQVAYNIGDTFWLGALSPESVGALSLAFPLIFFLISIGGGFTAAGAILIAQHTGAGSGKGGLIAGQTLSFISIVAIVLGVLGYFVTDPMLALLPADPETKAVVIPLAADYMRIFFLGSPFLFGFFIFTSLMRGYGNTRAPMRVMAVSVVINLVLDPLLIFGVGPFPTLEIEGAAVATVFSRAVATAIGLYVLFGTDVGPKIEAGHLWPRREYVSKITRLGVPTALEQSMSSLAMIAMTAMVATFPMAVVAAYGLGNRLISLAFLPAMGMGQATDTIVGQNLGAGKPDRAGRATWIASGVVAAIMLGAGAIAFVAPEPIVGVFMTSGEEGAAETIAHGSTYLRIAASMFVFMGVLQVLLGAFRGAGNTKTALVFSVVTLWIARVPVAYYLIFVAGWGTTGIWIGVVAGDVVGALAAIAYFTRGTWKGSIVEDEGETERSGRDSTTASSVDD, encoded by the coding sequence ATGTTTCGGCTCGCGTGGCCGCTCATGGTCATCCAGTTGCTGCAGGTCGCCTACAACATCGGCGACACCTTCTGGCTGGGCGCGCTGTCGCCCGAATCAGTCGGCGCACTGAGCCTGGCCTTTCCGCTGATCTTCTTCCTGATCTCGATTGGCGGCGGCTTCACCGCGGCGGGGGCGATCCTCATCGCCCAGCACACGGGCGCCGGGAGCGGCAAGGGCGGACTGATCGCCGGACAGACGCTCTCGTTCATCTCGATCGTCGCGATCGTGCTCGGCGTGCTCGGCTATTTCGTGACCGATCCGATGCTTGCCCTGCTCCCGGCGGATCCGGAGACGAAGGCCGTCGTGATCCCCCTGGCAGCCGACTACATGCGCATCTTCTTCCTCGGGTCGCCGTTCCTGTTCGGCTTCTTCATCTTCACCTCGCTCATGCGCGGCTACGGGAACACGCGAGCGCCGATGCGCGTGATGGCCGTCAGCGTCGTCATTAACCTCGTGCTCGACCCGCTGCTCATCTTCGGCGTCGGGCCGTTTCCCACCCTCGAGATCGAGGGGGCGGCCGTCGCGACGGTCTTTTCGAGAGCCGTGGCGACCGCCATCGGACTCTACGTCCTGTTCGGGACGGACGTCGGTCCAAAGATCGAGGCCGGCCACCTGTGGCCGCGGCGCGAGTACGTCTCGAAGATCACGCGACTGGGCGTTCCCACGGCACTCGAGCAGTCGATGAGTTCGCTCGCAATGATCGCGATGACCGCAATGGTGGCGACGTTCCCCATGGCCGTCGTCGCGGCCTACGGCCTCGGAAATCGACTCATTTCCCTCGCTTTCCTCCCCGCGATGGGGATGGGGCAAGCGACGGACACGATCGTCGGCCAGAACCTCGGAGCCGGGAAGCCCGACCGCGCCGGCCGTGCGACCTGGATCGCCTCCGGCGTCGTCGCGGCGATTATGCTCGGGGCGGGAGCGATCGCGTTCGTCGCCCCGGAACCGATCGTCGGCGTGTTCATGACGTCCGGGGAGGAGGGGGCGGCCGAGACGATCGCCCACGGCAGCACGTACCTCAGAATCGCCGCCTCGATGTTCGTCTTCATGGGCGTCTTGCAGGTCCTCCTCGGTGCGTTCCGCGGGGCCGGGAACACCAAGACGGCGCTCGTCTTCTCCGTCGTTACCCTCTGGATCGCCCGGGTTCCGGTGGCTTACTACCTCATCTTCGTCGCTGGCTGGGGAACGACGGGGATCTGGATCGGGGTCGTCGCCGGCGACGTCGTCGGCGCGCTCGCTGCCATCGCCTACTTCACCCGCGGCACCTGGAAGGGGTCGATCGTTGAGGACGAGGGCGAAACTGAGCGCTCGGGTCGCGACTCGACGACGGCGTCTTCGGTCGACGATTGA